From Psychroflexus torquis ATCC 700755, the proteins below share one genomic window:
- a CDS encoding DUF418 domain-containing protein, protein MKQRIIGIDVARALAVIGMIIVNFKVVFGENGLPWVRAFAGIFDGKAAATFVVLAGVGLALMTNSAIKNNDQAKLKVARRRIAKRAIFLFFIGISYITIWPADILHFYGIYMAITLVLLTCKERTILISGICIILVYPILITVLNYETGWIFATLDYQDFWTFKGFMRNLFLNGFHPVMPWTAFMIFGYWFGKQDLHNDKFVKKTFWMSTLIFISIQVVSYLSISILSEGNQEAAMELTEIFGTDPMPPLPIYMFNGIAVAFALISACILIAKKFENSFIIDALNKTGQLALTFYVAHVIIGMGIIELINPSKMGNYSIEFSVIYAIQFSLLCILFAIIWRKYYESGPLEWVIRKITD, encoded by the coding sequence ATGAAACAAAGAATAATAGGAATAGATGTGGCAAGAGCATTGGCAGTTATCGGAATGATTATTGTCAATTTCAAAGTTGTCTTCGGCGAAAATGGACTACCTTGGGTCAGGGCGTTCGCTGGTATTTTTGATGGCAAAGCCGCAGCCACATTCGTTGTTTTAGCGGGAGTTGGTCTTGCTTTAATGACAAACTCTGCCATTAAAAATAATGATCAGGCTAAACTAAAAGTTGCTCGGAGAAGAATAGCAAAAAGAGCTATATTCCTATTCTTTATTGGTATTTCATACATCACAATCTGGCCAGCCGATATTCTGCATTTTTATGGGATTTATATGGCCATCACACTGGTGCTCTTAACTTGTAAAGAAAGAACAATCCTAATTTCAGGTATTTGCATCATTCTCGTGTATCCTATTTTAATAACAGTTTTGAATTACGAGACAGGTTGGATTTTTGCCACTTTAGATTATCAAGATTTTTGGACGTTTAAAGGCTTTATGAGAAATCTATTTTTAAATGGTTTTCATCCCGTAATGCCTTGGACTGCCTTTATGATTTTTGGTTATTGGTTTGGAAAGCAGGATTTACACAACGACAAATTCGTAAAAAAAACATTTTGGATGAGTACCCTCATTTTTATTTCTATTCAAGTGGTATCCTATCTGTCCATCTCAATTTTATCAGAAGGAAACCAAGAAGCTGCTATGGAACTCACTGAAATTTTTGGAACAGACCCAATGCCACCGCTACCCATTTATATGTTTAATGGTATTGCCGTTGCTTTTGCACTCATTTCAGCTTGCATACTCATTGCCAAGAAATTTGAAAACAGTTTTATCATTGATGCTTTAAATAAAACAGGGCAATTGGCATTGACCTTTTATGTCGCACACGTCATTATTGGAATGGGAATTATTGAATTAATAAACCCTTCAAAAATGGGAAATTATTCAATTGAATTTTCGGTAATATATGCCATCCAATTTAGTTTGTTGTGTATCCTATTTGCTATT
- a CDS encoding helix-turn-helix domain-containing protein produces the protein MNVLSVFPVLSIISGLVLIIFILFNKFGLGNNKKIRYVLSSLLFIYVVTALDYHLSISNLIPATFSGITYFFYHFTGLLFYYFISIYTKSEINTKKWIPIVGAYTLLRILVFLPFDHDQNLQDFVAALETSNYGILVLVEYVLVSSINIALMFLAYKNLKKAPLQIELNESQKNLYKWIKTIVVAVILMQIVVFVTTILGSLDIGNFNFYLKFETLIYSIFFFIFAFSIMHFPIFAYSGNFEDLPTSTIEKYAKSSLTDSSELYEQIKEVVNKELLYLDFDLKLNTIAEKLNHSIHHISQAINQSAKMSFPDFISSFRIAEAKKKLIEPKPDTIFAISLDVGFNSKAAFYTAFKKHTQMTPTEFKKLHKS, from the coding sequence ATGAATGTTTTAAGTGTTTTTCCAGTTTTAAGTATAATTTCCGGACTGGTCTTAATTATATTTATTCTATTCAATAAATTTGGATTAGGAAACAACAAAAAAATACGATATGTGTTATCTTCCTTACTTTTTATTTATGTTGTTACGGCATTAGACTACCATCTTTCGATCTCTAACCTGATACCTGCAACCTTTTCTGGAATAACCTACTTTTTCTATCATTTCACAGGCTTATTATTTTACTATTTCATCTCTATTTATACCAAATCCGAAATAAATACAAAAAAATGGATTCCTATAGTGGGGGCCTATACTTTACTTAGAATTTTAGTGTTTCTTCCATTTGATCATGATCAAAACTTACAAGATTTTGTAGCAGCATTGGAGACTTCCAACTACGGCATATTGGTTTTAGTTGAATATGTTTTGGTAAGTTCTATCAATATTGCACTTATGTTTCTTGCTTATAAGAATTTAAAAAAGGCTCCATTACAAATTGAATTAAATGAAAGTCAAAAAAACCTTTACAAGTGGATTAAGACTATTGTTGTCGCAGTGATACTCATGCAAATTGTAGTTTTTGTGACCACCATTCTGGGCAGTTTAGATATTGGTAATTTCAACTTTTACCTAAAATTTGAAACACTTATCTATTCTATATTCTTCTTTATATTCGCCTTTTCTATTATGCATTTTCCAATATTTGCTTATTCTGGAAATTTTGAAGATCTACCCACGTCTACTATTGAGAAATATGCAAAATCTTCATTAACAGATTCTTCAGAGCTTTATGAGCAAATTAAAGAGGTCGTTAATAAGGAACTGCTTTATTTAGATTTTGATTTAAAGTTGAATACCATCGCTGAAAAATTAAATCACTCTATTCATCATATATCACAGGCCATCAATCAGAGCGCTAAAATGAGTTTTCCAGATTTTATTAGCAGCTTCAGAATTGCAGAGGCAAAAAAGAAACTCATAGAGCCTAAACCAGATACAATATTTGCGATTTCCTTAGATGTAGGTTTTAATAGCAAAGCTGCTTTTTACACAGCTTTTAAAAAACATACACAAATGACTCCTACCGAATTTAAAAAACTTCATAAGTCTTAA
- a CDS encoding lipocalin family protein yields MKIYIWVVIITNFLIPSITGKTHVQQSETNMLYNTWFLDTYKIESMEFPPNKREKGDYILFNEDMTYTSTSEGNVEEGTFILNTSGAYVLMVDEKGDKVKAYIISISKNSLILKYDINEISDVEVHYNSSI; encoded by the coding sequence ATGAAAATTTACATCTGGGTCGTCATCATTACTAACTTTTTAATACCGTCCATAACGGGCAAAACACATGTTCAACAAAGCGAAACAAATATGCTATACAATACCTGGTTTCTAGATACCTATAAAATCGAAAGCATGGAGTTCCCACCCAACAAAAGGGAAAAAGGGGATTATATTCTTTTTAATGAAGACATGACTTATACGTCAACATCAGAAGGCAATGTAGAAGAAGGAACTTTTATTCTAAATACAAGCGGTGCTTATGTGTTAATGGTTGATGAAAAAGGGGATAAAGTAAAAGCTTACATCATCTCAATATCAAAGAATTCCTTAATACTAAAATATGATATCAATGAAATTAGTGATGTCGAAGTCCATTATAACAGTTCTATTTAA
- a CDS encoding TetR/AcrR family transcriptional regulator, with protein sequence MTKASNTRHMILENAFDLIYKKGYQNTSIDQIIATVKVTKGAFYYHFKTKNEMGIAVIKEIIKPTIQNTFNLKLQKALKPIEEIYLIMRSLLLENPILKFEYGCPLGNLTQEMTPWNSEFTSALNEVTLDWQITIENTLKKEIKNGTISSDVEPKQVAYFILSSYWGIRSLSKVSNDNACYYHYLKELKTYLNNLK encoded by the coding sequence ATGACAAAAGCATCTAATACTCGACATATGATTCTTGAAAATGCATTTGACCTAATTTATAAAAAGGGTTACCAAAACACGAGTATTGACCAGATTATAGCGACTGTAAAAGTGACAAAAGGGGCGTTCTATTATCATTTTAAAACCAAGAACGAAATGGGCATTGCGGTCATCAAGGAAATCATTAAACCAACAATCCAAAACACTTTTAATCTAAAATTACAAAAGGCTTTAAAACCCATCGAGGAAATTTATTTAATAATGAGATCTCTTTTATTAGAAAATCCAATCTTAAAATTTGAATATGGTTGTCCACTGGGAAATTTAACTCAAGAAATGACACCGTGGAATTCCGAATTTACATCAGCGCTCAATGAAGTAACTTTAGACTGGCAAATAACGATTGAAAATACGTTAAAAAAGGAAATAAAAAACGGAACTATAAGTAGTGATGTAGAACCAAAACAAGTTGCCTATTTTATATTATCAAGTTATTGGGGCATTAGAAGTTTAAGTAAAGTATCGAATGATAACGCGTGTTATTATCATTATTTAAAAGAGCTTAAGACTTATTTAAATAATCTAAAATAA